In Caldalkalibacillus thermarum, one DNA window encodes the following:
- the accA gene encoding acetyl-CoA carboxylase carboxyl transferase subunit alpha — MMAVLPFERPLIELRKKIDELKQFTKEKGIDFSEEINRLEEKARRLEEEIYSNLTPWQRVQIARHPDRPTTLDYISLIFETFVEIHGDRLYGDDPAIVAGIAKLDGQPVTIVGHQKGKDTKDNIARNFGMPHPEGYRKALRAMQQAHKFSRPIICFIDTPGAYPGKAAEERGQSEAIARNLREMARFEVPIICVVTGEGGSGGALALGVGNRIYMLENAIYSVISPEGAAALLWKDAGLAQRAAETMKITAQDLYDLKIIDDIIPEPRGGAHRNMQEQAKQIKAFLLKGLEELQGLDGAALVEQRYHKYKAIGEYGFVTDSNS, encoded by the coding sequence ATAATGGCAGTTTTGCCCTTTGAGCGCCCTCTTATTGAGTTGCGCAAAAAAATAGATGAGTTGAAGCAATTTACCAAAGAAAAGGGAATTGATTTTTCAGAGGAGATCAATCGCCTGGAAGAAAAAGCACGGCGCTTGGAAGAAGAGATATACAGCAACTTAACGCCTTGGCAGCGGGTTCAAATTGCCCGTCACCCTGACCGGCCCACTACCTTAGATTACATAAGCTTGATCTTTGAAACCTTTGTGGAAATTCATGGCGACCGTCTGTATGGAGATGACCCGGCCATAGTGGCGGGCATCGCCAAGCTGGACGGCCAGCCTGTGACCATTGTTGGCCATCAGAAGGGAAAGGATACGAAAGACAATATCGCCCGTAATTTTGGCATGCCCCATCCCGAAGGCTACCGCAAAGCGCTCAGGGCCATGCAGCAGGCCCATAAATTTTCCCGTCCCATTATCTGTTTTATTGATACGCCCGGGGCCTATCCAGGCAAAGCGGCTGAAGAGCGGGGACAAAGCGAAGCGATCGCCCGCAATCTACGGGAAATGGCCCGCTTTGAAGTCCCTATCATCTGTGTTGTGACAGGAGAAGGGGGAAGCGGCGGTGCCCTGGCTCTTGGCGTAGGTAACCGTATTTACATGCTGGAGAATGCCATCTACTCTGTCATTTCTCCCGAAGGAGCGGCAGCCCTGTTGTGGAAGGATGCCGGACTTGCCCAGCGGGCGGCAGAAACAATGAAAATCACCGCTCAGGATTTGTATGATCTCAAGATTATAGACGATATCATTCCTGAACCGCGAGGAGGCGCCCATCGCAATATGCAAGAGCAAGCCAAGCAAATCAAAGCGTTTCTGCTTAAAGGACTCGAAGAGTTACAGGGATTGGATGGAGCTGCTCTGGTGGAACAGCGTTACCACAAGTACAAAGCCATCGGGGAATACGGTTTTGTAACCGATTCCAATAGCTAG
- the pfkA gene encoding 6-phosphofructokinase produces MKRIGVLTSGGDSPGMNAAVRAVVRKAIYHNVEVYGIYQGYHGLMNASIKKLDLGSVGDIIHRGGTILGTARSEEFKTEAGQEKAVQVLRQYGIEGLVVIGGDGSFRGAEKLSQKGIATIGVPGTIDNDIPCTDFTIGFDTALNTVIEAIDKIRDTATSHERTFLIEVMGRNAGDIALWAGLADGAETILIPEAEYSLDEVVDRLKRGHKRGKKHSIIVVAEGVGSAVEIGKEIEAKTGYDCRVTVLGHIQRGGSPTAFDRMLASRMGAFAVECLLRGEKGKMVGIRNNQMVATPISEALAQTHTVDLSLYQLAKELSI; encoded by the coding sequence ATGAAAAGAATTGGTGTACTCACAAGCGGAGGAGACTCCCCGGGTATGAATGCAGCGGTGCGTGCTGTAGTCCGTAAGGCCATTTATCACAATGTGGAGGTTTACGGTATCTATCAAGGTTATCATGGCTTAATGAACGCCAGTATCAAAAAATTGGACCTTGGCTCTGTAGGAGATATTATTCATCGCGGCGGAACCATTTTAGGGACGGCCCGCAGCGAAGAATTTAAAACGGAAGCAGGACAAGAGAAGGCTGTACAGGTACTGCGCCAGTATGGCATTGAAGGCCTTGTTGTCATCGGCGGCGACGGCTCTTTCCGCGGGGCGGAAAAGTTAAGCCAGAAAGGCATCGCCACCATTGGTGTGCCTGGAACGATTGACAACGATATTCCCTGCACTGATTTTACCATCGGTTTTGACACTGCGCTAAACACCGTGATCGAAGCCATTGACAAGATCCGGGATACAGCCACGAGTCACGAACGCACCTTTTTGATTGAAGTGATGGGACGCAATGCGGGAGATATCGCCTTGTGGGCCGGGTTGGCCGATGGAGCGGAAACGATTCTGATTCCGGAAGCGGAATATTCCCTCGATGAAGTGGTCGACCGTCTCAAACGGGGGCATAAGCGAGGCAAAAAGCACAGCATCATTGTTGTGGCAGAAGGAGTGGGCAGTGCTGTTGAGATTGGTAAGGAAATTGAAGCTAAAACGGGCTACGACTGCCGTGTGACTGTGCTGGGCCATATTCAGCGCGGTGGTTCACCTACCGCCTTTGACCGCATGCTGGCCAGCCGGATGGGCGCTTTTGCCGTGGAGTGTTTGTTAAGGGGTGAGAAAGGTAAAATGGTGGGGATTCGCAATAACCAGATGGTTGCCACGCCCATTAGTGAAGCCTTGGCTCAAACCCATACGGTTGATTTATCTCTCTATCAATTAGCCAAAGAACTGTCCATATAG
- the pyk gene encoding pyruvate kinase, with amino-acid sequence MRKTKIVATIGPASEAVETLKQLLQAGVDVVRLNFSHGDYEEHGQRIKNVRQAMRETGKNVAILLDTKGPEIRTGVLKEEPVGLKEGETLILTTEELQGDARKISVTYAGLPQDVRPGSKILIDDGLIEVEVEKVEGNEIITRILNGGELKSRKGVNVPGVSINLPGITEKDANDIRFGLEQGVDFIAASFVRKASDVLEIREILEATGHTDVQIIAKIENQEGIDNLDEILEVADGIMVARGDLGVEIPAEEVPLIQKMMIAKCNQMGKVVITATQMLDSMQRNPRPTRAEVTDVANAIFDGTDAIMLSGETAAGKYPLESVRTMARIAERTEEAIEYREWLYHRRTDQQETIAGAISQAVSNAALDLNASAILTATESGYTARLISKYRPKAPIIAVTPHEQVVRKLALSWGVYPILAREANTTDEMLEISVDAALKAGLIYYGDLVVITAGVPVRETGTTNLMKIHVVGDIVAKGQGIGKKVVTAKVVVAQSSEEAVQKMEEGAILVATATDKDMIPAFEKAAAVVTEEGGLTSHAAIVGLSLGKPVIVGVEGATEKFKDGMEITVDPVRGHIYTGHAKIL; translated from the coding sequence ATGAGAAAAACAAAAATTGTGGCCACGATCGGCCCGGCAAGTGAAGCAGTGGAAACTTTAAAACAACTGCTCCAAGCAGGTGTGGACGTGGTGCGTCTTAATTTTTCCCATGGTGACTATGAAGAACATGGCCAGCGCATTAAGAATGTGCGCCAAGCTATGCGGGAAACAGGAAAAAATGTGGCCATTTTGCTGGATACCAAAGGGCCGGAGATTCGCACCGGCGTGTTGAAAGAAGAGCCGGTTGGATTAAAAGAGGGCGAGACCTTGATCTTAACCACAGAGGAGCTGCAAGGGGATGCCCGTAAAATCTCGGTGACTTACGCTGGTCTCCCCCAGGATGTCCGGCCAGGCAGCAAAATTTTGATCGATGACGGCCTGATTGAAGTTGAAGTGGAGAAGGTGGAAGGAAACGAGATCATCACCCGTATCTTAAATGGGGGTGAATTGAAAAGCCGGAAGGGAGTCAATGTGCCGGGAGTGTCGATCAATCTGCCCGGCATTACAGAGAAGGATGCTAACGATATCCGTTTCGGGCTGGAACAAGGCGTGGATTTTATAGCCGCTTCCTTTGTCCGTAAAGCGAGCGATGTCCTAGAGATCAGAGAGATTTTGGAGGCCACCGGTCACACAGATGTGCAAATCATTGCCAAGATTGAAAACCAGGAAGGCATTGACAATCTGGATGAAATTTTAGAGGTGGCCGATGGCATCATGGTGGCCCGCGGTGACTTGGGTGTGGAAATTCCCGCTGAAGAGGTTCCGCTGATACAAAAAATGATGATTGCCAAATGCAACCAAATGGGCAAAGTGGTGATTACGGCCACCCAAATGCTGGATTCCATGCAGCGCAATCCCCGCCCCACACGGGCCGAGGTCACCGATGTGGCCAATGCCATCTTTGACGGAACTGATGCCATCATGCTTTCCGGGGAAACGGCGGCGGGGAAATATCCGCTGGAATCGGTCAGAACGATGGCCCGCATTGCTGAACGGACAGAAGAAGCGATTGAATACCGGGAATGGCTGTATCATCGCCGCACGGACCAGCAGGAAACCATTGCCGGTGCCATCAGTCAGGCCGTTTCCAATGCAGCTTTGGATTTGAATGCTTCCGCTATTTTGACGGCAACGGAAAGCGGCTATACGGCCAGACTGATTTCCAAGTACCGCCCCAAGGCACCCATTATTGCTGTGACGCCCCATGAACAAGTGGTGCGTAAGTTGGCCTTGTCCTGGGGGGTGTATCCCATTTTGGCCCGCGAAGCCAACACAACAGATGAAATGCTGGAAATCTCTGTTGACGCTGCCTTAAAAGCAGGATTGATTTACTATGGCGATCTTGTGGTGATTACGGCTGGCGTTCCTGTGCGTGAAACCGGCACGACCAATCTGATGAAAATTCACGTGGTGGGCGATATTGTCGCCAAGGGGCAAGGGATTGGCAAAAAAGTGGTCACAGCCAAGGTGGTGGTTGCCCAGAGCAGTGAGGAAGCGGTGCAAAAAATGGAAGAGGGTGCGATCCTGGTCGCCACAGCGACCGACAAGGATATGATCCCTGCCTTTGAAAAAGCAGCCGCAGTGGTGACAGAAGAAGGGGGGCTGACCTCCCATGCAGCCATAGTGGGGCTCAGTTTGGGCAAACCGGTTATTGTCGGCGTGGAAGGCGCCACGGAAAAGTTTAAAGACGGAATGGAAATTACAGTGGATCCTGTCCGGGGCCACATTTATACCGGACATGCCAAGATTTTATAA
- a CDS encoding acyl-CoA thioesterase, whose amino-acid sequence MGKQAKASLRVRYQETDQMGVVHHANYIKWFEVGRTELLRELGTDYRTVEEQGLLLPVIEVTCQYKKPALYDDEILILSRVSKYTGVKLTFAYEVYRGDELLVTGTTTHCWTTPQFKPVNLKKAWPELHQLIASCVS is encoded by the coding sequence ATGGGTAAACAAGCTAAAGCCAGTTTGCGGGTCCGGTACCAGGAAACAGACCAGATGGGTGTCGTTCATCATGCCAATTACATCAAATGGTTTGAAGTCGGACGAACAGAATTGTTGCGGGAATTAGGAACGGATTACCGGACGGTGGAGGAGCAGGGACTGTTGCTGCCCGTGATAGAAGTCACGTGCCAATATAAAAAACCGGCCCTCTATGATGATGAAATTCTTATTCTGTCCAGGGTCAGTAAATATACGGGCGTTAAACTTACATTTGCTTACGAGGTGTATCGTGGAGATGAATTGCTGGTCACAGGGACCACGACCCATTGTTGGACAACCCCTCAGTTTAAACCGGTCAACCTGAAAAAAGCCTGGCCAGAGCTGCATCAGCTGATTGCCAGCTGTGTCAGCTGA
- a CDS encoding FxsA family protein: MFRILALLMIVVPVMELWVLMTVGKWIGAWYTIGLVILTGVIGAWLAKREGLHTLQLIRLQLSQGQMPGSALIDGACILVGGATLLTPGFITDAVGFLLLVPYTRNIFKAWMRRLFERWIKNGTFIIIRR, from the coding sequence ATGTTTCGTATTTTAGCTTTATTGATGATCGTTGTCCCCGTTATGGAATTATGGGTGCTCATGACTGTGGGAAAATGGATAGGTGCTTGGTACACGATTGGGCTGGTCATTTTAACCGGTGTGATAGGGGCGTGGCTGGCTAAGCGTGAGGGGCTCCATACGCTGCAACTGATCCGCCTCCAGCTTTCACAAGGCCAGATGCCGGGTTCCGCATTAATTGACGGAGCCTGTATCCTGGTGGGCGGGGCCACCCTGCTCACCCCGGGCTTTATTACTGACGCCGTCGGATTTTTGCTGCTTGTGCCCTATACCCGCAATATCTTCAAAGCCTGGATGCGCCGCTTGTTCGAACGGTGGATCAAAAACGGGACGTTTATTATCATCCGGCGCTGA
- the ytvI gene encoding sporulation integral membrane protein YtvI, which translates to MERSILLASVRGLVVISAITGLILAAYLIFPLVYPFLFGLLLALIMNPVVNWLEEKGRFPRWLAVLSTIILLLALLAALITLVIVEIVSELNRLQEHLPYLFADYMAQVEFFILNQLFPIYDRIISLYGTLDGEVQRNIEHQVENFSTQMAESLTEAGRGLINGILSFLRSIPMIATAFIISLLAFFFLSKDWPKWQAFFLRVIPERVQVSSRSVIQDLKSAFIGFIRAQLTLMSITFLIVLIGFWILRVEYALTIALFIGLVDLIPYLGPGLIFIPWIIYLFISGNYFLVIGLSVLYAIVVIQRQMIEPKILGDNVGLDPLVTLFSLFVGFKLFGMIGLIIGPVSMVFLGALHRAGVFRDLWQFVKGTA; encoded by the coding sequence TTGGAACGGTCCATTTTGCTTGCTTCCGTACGTGGCTTAGTGGTAATCTCTGCAATTACAGGCTTAATTCTGGCTGCATACCTCATTTTTCCACTCGTTTATCCCTTTTTGTTCGGCTTACTCTTAGCCCTAATCATGAATCCTGTCGTCAATTGGCTGGAAGAAAAGGGGCGTTTTCCAAGATGGCTGGCCGTTTTATCGACCATCATCCTGCTCTTGGCCCTGCTTGCCGCGCTGATCACCTTGGTTATAGTGGAAATTGTATCTGAATTGAACCGGCTGCAAGAGCACCTGCCTTATCTGTTTGCGGACTATATGGCCCAAGTAGAATTCTTCATATTAAACCAGCTCTTTCCGATTTATGACCGCATTATTTCCCTCTACGGCACCCTGGATGGGGAGGTTCAGCGCAACATTGAACATCAGGTCGAAAATTTTTCCACACAAATGGCTGAATCCTTAACGGAAGCAGGAAGAGGGCTGATTAACGGCATTCTGTCCTTTCTCCGCTCTATTCCCATGATCGCAACAGCCTTTATTATTTCCCTTTTGGCCTTTTTCTTCCTTAGCAAAGACTGGCCAAAGTGGCAGGCTTTCTTCTTGCGTGTCATTCCGGAGCGGGTACAGGTCAGCAGCCGCTCCGTGATCCAAGATTTAAAAAGCGCTTTTATTGGTTTCATTCGCGCTCAACTCACCTTGATGTCCATTACGTTTCTGATTGTGTTAATCGGGTTTTGGATTCTGCGGGTGGAATACGCGTTAACGATCGCCTTGTTTATTGGCTTGGTGGATCTGATTCCCTATCTGGGCCCCGGTCTCATTTTCATCCCCTGGATTATCTATCTGTTTATCAGCGGCAATTACTTTCTGGTGATCGGACTGTCGGTTTTGTATGCCATTGTGGTTATCCAGCGGCAAATGATTGAACCCAAAATTTTAGGAGACAATGTGGGGCTCGATCCTTTGGTCACCCTTTTTTCCCTGTTTGTGGGCTTCAAGCTGTTCGGCATGATCGGCCTCATCATCGGCCCTGTCAGCATGGTGTTCCTGGGTGCCTTGCACCGGGCCGGGGTGTTCCGGGATTTGTGGCAGTTTGTGAAAGGAACAGCGTAA
- the citZ gene encoding citrate synthase, translating into MTTKGLEGVVAAESSISSIIDGVLTYRGIHIDDLAENASFEEVIYLLWYGKLPNKAELDQLKRDLAVNAHIPDELIKHLSLMPKTVHPMAVLRTAVSALSLYDDEADQMDKEANLRKAVRLQAKIGTIVAAFARLREGKDPVAPRKDLSYAANFLYMLKGTEPEEIQEKAFNKALVLHADHEFNASTFTARVTVATLSDIYSGITSAIGALKGPLHGGANERVMAMLEEIGEVDKAEAYILDKLANKEKIMGFGHRVYKNGDPRAKHLREMSRQLTQLTGEPKWFEISVKIDEVVQREKGLLPNVDFYSASVYQSLGIPRDLFTPIFAVARTSGWVAHILEQYNNNRLIRPRAEYVGPQKQAYVPLEQR; encoded by the coding sequence ATGACCACGAAAGGATTGGAAGGAGTAGTTGCAGCCGAGTCATCTATCAGCTCCATCATTGACGGTGTTCTCACTTACCGGGGCATTCATATTGATGACTTGGCGGAAAACGCCAGTTTTGAAGAAGTGATTTATCTTCTCTGGTACGGAAAACTGCCTAACAAAGCAGAGCTGGATCAGCTGAAGAGAGATTTGGCTGTCAATGCCCACATCCCCGATGAATTAATCAAACACTTGAGTCTTATGCCCAAGACGGTCCATCCCATGGCTGTTCTGCGCACCGCAGTCTCTGCCCTCAGCCTGTATGATGACGAAGCCGATCAGATGGACAAGGAAGCCAACTTACGCAAAGCTGTGCGCCTGCAGGCCAAGATTGGCACTATCGTAGCTGCTTTTGCCCGGTTGCGGGAGGGAAAAGATCCTGTTGCTCCCCGTAAAGATTTAAGTTATGCAGCCAACTTTTTGTATATGTTAAAAGGGACAGAACCTGAGGAAATCCAGGAAAAAGCCTTTAACAAAGCGTTGGTCTTGCATGCTGATCATGAATTTAACGCCTCTACGTTTACGGCACGCGTCACAGTGGCCACCTTGTCTGATATTTACTCTGGCATCACATCTGCCATCGGTGCTTTGAAAGGTCCCCTTCATGGCGGTGCAAATGAACGGGTGATGGCCATGCTGGAAGAGATTGGTGAAGTGGACAAAGCCGAAGCGTATATATTGGACAAGCTGGCCAACAAGGAGAAAATTATGGGCTTTGGCCATCGCGTCTACAAAAATGGTGATCCCCGGGCCAAACACCTGCGTGAAATGTCCCGTCAACTGACGCAATTGACTGGTGAACCCAAATGGTTTGAGATTTCCGTCAAAATTGATGAAGTCGTTCAAAGGGAAAAAGGCTTGCTGCCTAACGTTGATTTTTACTCTGCATCGGTCTATCAAAGCTTGGGAATTCCCCGCGACCTGTTTACGCCTATTTTTGCAGTGGCCCGTACGTCAGGATGGGTGGCTCACATTCTTGAACAGTATAACAACAACCGCTTAATCCGTCCGCGTGCCGAGTATGTGGGTCCGCAAAAACAGGCTTATGTGCCTCTTGAACAGCGTTAA
- the icd gene encoding NADP-dependent isocitrate dehydrogenase, translated as MANFKLFDPPATGEKVTMGSDGKLNVPNHPIIPFIEGDGTGPDIWAAASRVLDAAVEKAYKGEKKIAWYEVYAGEKAYHKFGEWLPEDTLTAIREYLIAIKGPLTTPVGGGIRSLNVALRQELDLYVCLRPVRWFTGVPSPVRHPELVDMVIFRENTEDIYAGIEWPAGSDEVKKVIDFLQKEMGVTKIRFPETSGIGIKPISKEGTERHVRAAIEYAIANNRKSVTLVHKGNIMKFTEGAFKNWGYELAEREFGDKVFTWAQYDRIAEESGKEAANEAQAKAEAEGKIIIKDAIADIFLQQVLTRPAEFDVVATMNLNGDYISDALAAQVGGIGIAPGANINFTTGHAIFEATHGTAPKYAGLDKVNPSSVILSGEMMLRHLGWHEAADLIIKAMEKTIASKVVTYDFARLMDDATEVKCSEFGDALIKNME; from the coding sequence ATGGCAAATTTCAAACTCTTTGACCCGCCAGCTACTGGTGAAAAAGTGACAATGGGTTCAGATGGAAAATTAAATGTGCCTAATCATCCCATTATTCCATTTATTGAAGGAGACGGAACAGGGCCTGACATTTGGGCTGCTGCGTCCCGTGTGTTGGATGCCGCTGTGGAAAAGGCCTATAAGGGCGAAAAGAAGATTGCCTGGTATGAAGTTTATGCCGGGGAAAAAGCCTATCACAAATTTGGTGAGTGGCTGCCTGAAGATACTTTAACAGCCATTCGTGAATATTTAATTGCCATCAAGGGTCCGTTAACCACACCGGTTGGAGGCGGGATCCGTTCTCTGAACGTGGCTTTGCGCCAAGAACTGGACTTATATGTCTGCTTGCGTCCGGTACGCTGGTTTACCGGAGTGCCCTCGCCAGTTCGCCATCCTGAATTGGTGGACATGGTTATTTTCCGTGAAAATACGGAGGACATTTATGCGGGCATTGAATGGCCGGCTGGCTCAGACGAAGTGAAAAAAGTGATTGATTTCTTGCAAAAGGAAATGGGTGTCACCAAAATCCGCTTCCCAGAAACATCAGGTATTGGCATTAAGCCTATCTCCAAAGAAGGAACAGAGCGCCATGTCCGCGCAGCCATTGAATATGCGATCGCAAACAACCGCAAGAGCGTGACCCTGGTGCATAAAGGTAATATCATGAAATTTACCGAAGGGGCTTTCAAAAACTGGGGCTACGAACTGGCTGAGCGGGAATTCGGTGACAAAGTGTTTACTTGGGCCCAATATGACCGTATTGCTGAGGAGTCCGGCAAAGAAGCCGCCAACGAAGCCCAGGCTAAAGCTGAAGCAGAAGGGAAAATTATCATTAAGGATGCCATCGCTGATATCTTCTTGCAACAAGTCTTAACCCGCCCGGCTGAGTTTGACGTGGTGGCCACCATGAACTTAAACGGCGACTATATTTCCGATGCCTTGGCCGCTCAGGTCGGAGGAATCGGTATTGCCCCCGGTGCCAACATTAACTTTACCACTGGCCACGCTATCTTTGAAGCCACGCACGGGACGGCACCGAAGTATGCCGGTTTAGACAAGGTCAATCCGTCTTCCGTGATTTTGTCTGGAGAGATGATGTTGCGTCACCTTGGCTGGCATGAGGCTGCTGATTTGATTATTAAAGCAATGGAAAAAACCATTGCCTCCAAAGTGGTGACTTATGACTTCGCCCGTTTGATGGATGATGCAACTGAAGTGAAATGTTCCGAGTTTGGCGATGCCTTAATTAAAAATATGGAATAA
- the mdh gene encoding malate dehydrogenase, with amino-acid sequence MAIKRRKISIIGSGFTGATTALMVAQKELGDVVLVDLPQLENPTKGKALDMLEAGPVQGFDVNITGTSNYAETADSDIVVITAGMARKPGMSRDDLVTTNAKIMKSVTEQVVKYSPNSIIIVLTNPVDAMTYMVYKTSGFPKERVIGQSGVLDTARFRTFVAQELNVSVEDVTGFVLGGHGDDMVPLIRYSYAGGIPLSKLIPQDRLDAIVERTRKGGGEIVNLLGNGSAYYAPAASLTQMVEAILKDKRRILPAVAYLEGEYGYSDMFLGVPTILGGNGLEKVIELDLTEEEKQALDKSAQSVRKVMALLDL; translated from the coding sequence ATGGCAATTAAACGGCGTAAAATTTCAATCATCGGCAGCGGCTTTACAGGTGCAACCACCGCTTTGATGGTAGCTCAAAAGGAACTGGGTGATGTGGTTTTGGTGGACCTGCCCCAACTGGAAAATCCCACCAAAGGGAAAGCGCTGGACATGTTGGAAGCCGGTCCTGTGCAAGGGTTTGATGTGAACATTACCGGCACAAGCAACTACGCAGAGACGGCTGACTCCGACATTGTGGTGATTACGGCCGGTATGGCCAGAAAGCCTGGCATGAGCCGCGATGATCTGGTCACCACTAACGCCAAAATCATGAAGTCCGTGACGGAGCAAGTGGTGAAATACTCACCCAACAGCATTATCATTGTACTGACCAATCCGGTTGACGCCATGACTTATATGGTGTACAAAACATCCGGCTTCCCCAAAGAGCGGGTAATTGGCCAGTCGGGAGTGCTTGACACTGCCCGCTTCCGCACCTTTGTGGCCCAGGAGTTGAATGTATCTGTGGAAGACGTAACCGGCTTTGTGCTTGGCGGACACGGTGATGACATGGTGCCGCTGATCCGCTACTCTTACGCCGGTGGTATTCCGCTCAGCAAACTGATTCCCCAAGACCGTTTGGATGCGATTGTCGAACGCACGCGCAAAGGCGGCGGTGAAATTGTCAACTTGCTGGGCAATGGCAGTGCTTATTATGCCCCTGCTGCTTCACTGACGCAAATGGTGGAAGCCATTCTGAAAGATAAGCGCCGCATTTTACCTGCTGTGGCCTATCTGGAAGGGGAGTACGGCTATTCTGATATGTTCCTTGGTGTGCCAACCATTCTGGGCGGAAATGGTTTGGAAAAAGTGATTGAGCTTGACCTGACGGAAGAAGAAAAACAAGCGCTGGATAAGTCGGCACAATCTGTGCGTAAGGTGATGGCGTTGCTTGATCTTTAA
- a CDS encoding response regulator transcription factor, whose protein sequence is MTKKILVVDDEHSIVTLLQFNLEQAGYTVVTALDGKTALYLADKENPDLLILDLMLPEIDGLEVCKTLRNRNNLTPIMMLTAKDDELDKILGLELGADDYLTKPFSPREVVARVKAILRRTDQNKGENARPAQKIAIGDLVINPEQFEVRFKDKIVELTPKEFELLLYLARHKGRVLTREQLLNAIWNYDYIGDTRSVDVHISHLRDKIEPSMIKTIRGLGYKLDWPDRDE, encoded by the coding sequence ATGACCAAAAAAATTTTAGTTGTAGACGATGAACACTCCATTGTCACACTGCTCCAATTTAATCTGGAGCAAGCGGGCTATACTGTGGTGACGGCACTGGATGGAAAAACCGCATTGTACCTGGCTGACAAAGAAAATCCTGATCTGCTCATCTTGGACCTGATGTTGCCGGAAATCGACGGACTGGAAGTATGTAAAACTTTGCGTAACCGCAATAATTTGACCCCCATCATGATGCTGACCGCTAAAGATGACGAACTGGACAAAATTTTGGGACTGGAACTTGGAGCCGATGATTATTTAACCAAACCATTCAGTCCCCGGGAAGTGGTGGCCAGAGTCAAAGCCATTTTAAGGCGGACCGATCAAAATAAGGGGGAAAATGCCCGTCCCGCTCAAAAAATTGCCATTGGCGATCTGGTCATTAATCCCGAGCAGTTTGAAGTGCGCTTTAAGGATAAAATCGTGGAACTTACCCCAAAAGAGTTTGAACTGTTGTTGTATCTGGCCCGGCATAAAGGACGTGTCCTGACACGGGAACAACTGTTAAATGCCATATGGAACTATGACTATATCGGTGATACACGCAGTGTTGATGTGCACATTTCCCATTTGAGGGATAAAATTGAGCCTTCTATGATTAAAACGATAAGAGGGCTGGGTTATAAACTGGATTGGCCTGATCGCGATGAATAA